The Oscillospiraceae bacterium genome includes a region encoding these proteins:
- a CDS encoding UDP-N-acetylmuramoyl-L-alanine--D-glutamate ligase: MRFKNLADVTEQLSNKTVTVLGVGVSNLPLVTFLLEHGVTKITLRDKNPSPEAVALAEANNLPMISGDDYLNNLTEDVIFRSPGIMPTSLEIVNATARGAELTSEMELFFDLCPAKIIGITGSDGKTTTTTLIYEILKKAGYTCHLGGNIGNPLLPELSQIKEDHLVIVELSSFQLMTMQKSADIAVVTNLAPNHLDKHTDMAEYVEAKTNLFRHGSKITVFNLENDITKEFIGENSLSFSLKQPVKNGAYLQGDAVYFNGKEVMKTEDILLPGIHNVDNYLAATCAVSPLCDLAYVKQVAKEFGGVEHRIEFVRELNGIRFYNDSIASSPSRAIAGLHSFDQKIIVIAGGSDKNIPFDSYAKEVVDRVKHLVVMGHTKDKIKSAVLNENPEFPISVAENLEDAVHKAYAQAEAGDVVMLSPACASFDFFKNFMERGRLFKDFVKSLNNEE, translated from the coding sequence ATGAGATTTAAAAATTTAGCAGATGTAACAGAACAATTATCCAATAAAACTGTCACAGTGTTAGGGGTTGGGGTAAGTAATCTTCCTTTGGTAACCTTTCTGTTGGAACATGGTGTTACCAAAATAACCCTTCGTGATAAAAACCCGTCACCCGAAGCAGTAGCACTTGCCGAAGCAAATAACTTACCCATGATTTCGGGGGATGACTATCTTAACAATCTCACCGAAGACGTAATTTTCCGTTCTCCCGGTATTATGCCAACTTCTTTGGAAATCGTGAACGCAACTGCTCGTGGAGCCGAACTCACTTCCGAAATGGAGCTGTTCTTTGACCTGTGCCCTGCCAAGATTATCGGCATCACGGGTAGTGACGGCAAAACCACCACCACCACCTTAATTTATGAAATCTTAAAAAAGGCAGGCTACACCTGTCATTTAGGCGGTAACATCGGAAATCCTCTGTTGCCCGAACTTTCCCAGATCAAGGAAGATCATCTTGTGATTGTGGAATTATCTTCGTTCCAGCTTATGACCATGCAAAAAAGTGCCGATATCGCTGTGGTAACCAACTTAGCGCCCAATCATTTAGACAAACACACTGATATGGCTGAATACGTTGAGGCAAAGACCAACCTTTTCCGTCACGGTAGCAAAATAACCGTGTTTAATTTAGAAAACGACATCACAAAAGAATTTATCGGGGAAAATTCTCTTTCTTTCAGCTTGAAACAACCTGTAAAAAATGGGGCATACTTACAGGGTGACGCCGTGTATTTTAACGGCAAAGAGGTAATGAAAACCGAAGATATTCTGCTCCCCGGTATTCACAATGTGGATAACTATCTGGCGGCAACCTGTGCGGTTAGCCCTCTGTGCGATTTAGCTTATGTCAAACAAGTGGCAAAAGAATTTGGCGGTGTGGAACACCGTATCGAATTTGTGCGTGAGTTAAATGGCATTCGTTTTTATAATGATTCCATCGCATCCAGCCCCTCCCGTGCCATCGCAGGGTTACATTCTTTCGACCAGAAAATTATTGTGATTGCAGGGGGAAGTGACAAAAATATTCCCTTTGATTCCTATGCCAAGGAAGTAGTTGACCGCGTGAAACATTTGGTGGTAATGGGACACACCAAAGACAAGATCAAGTCCGCTGTGCTGAATGAGAACCCCGAGTTCCCCATCAGCGTGGCAGAAAACTTGGAAGATGCCGTGCATAAAGCCTATGCACAAGCCGAAGCAGGTGATGTGGTGATGTTATCGCCTGCCTGTGCAAGTTTTGACTTTTTCAAAAACTTTATGGAAAGAGGACGGTTGTTTAAAGATTTTGTAAAATCTTTAAACAATGAAGAATGA
- a CDS encoding copper amine oxidase N-terminal domain-containing protein: MIPMAKKLFALMMVLILSCSCMAFANEPVEDGTIEEIQGDIMLISEEAGDAPVAEAPVADKAKVVFDVSAPDADGFFTVDITLYNATYKGIISTVSYDPEVVAPVNKDTKEVTTDLMEALSCPVVAKDLETGEEIADWQSFKGSKAANGILALFSITDTKVAPNSVVSDKFQALADENGLGIIRITMKKLTDAPVEFKLAESNVITGGMMVVNSYGMQNCAVEFNYPDGKTDSSDVTGVNDITSSDSTANLDMVTRKQLRAENVVFLQINNYGTVGNGTLKWVDKDNKDVKPYIKDDRTMIPLRYIAEELKCKVSYVEETKEILIENERTKLVFQIGSTTYTNDGLKKTMDVAPEISQDRTFVPLRAVAEALNCDVQWLNAQRMVIVSPANYPWNAEKDVEKQLMSEIMLMLTLRDYAYASVQ; encoded by the coding sequence ATGATTCCAATGGCAAAGAAACTGTTCGCATTGATGATGGTATTAATCCTCTCCTGCTCCTGCATGGCATTTGCAAATGAGCCGGTAGAAGATGGCACAATTGAAGAAATTCAGGGAGATATCATGCTGATTTCCGAAGAAGCCGGAGATGCACCCGTTGCAGAAGCACCGGTAGCCGATAAGGCAAAAGTAGTATTTGATGTATCCGCTCCCGATGCAGACGGATTCTTCACTGTTGATATCACTTTATATAACGCTACATACAAAGGTATCATTTCTACCGTTTCCTATGACCCGGAAGTAGTTGCTCCTGTAAATAAAGATACCAAAGAAGTTACCACTGATTTAATGGAAGCTTTATCTTGTCCTGTTGTGGCAAAAGATTTAGAAACCGGGGAAGAAATTGCTGACTGGCAGTCTTTCAAAGGTTCCAAAGCAGCAAACGGTATTTTAGCATTGTTCAGCATAACAGATACCAAGGTTGCGCCCAACTCTGTTGTATCTGATAAATTCCAGGCATTAGCTGACGAAAACGGTTTGGGAATTATCCGAATCACTATGAAAAAATTAACCGATGCTCCTGTAGAATTTAAATTAGCAGAGAGCAATGTGATAACAGGTGGCATGATGGTAGTTAATTCTTATGGTATGCAGAATTGTGCTGTGGAATTTAACTATCCCGATGGCAAAACAGATTCTTCTGATGTAACTGGCGTAAATGATATTACCAGCTCCGACAGCACTGCAAATCTTGATATGGTAACCCGTAAACAATTAAGAGCAGAAAACGTAGTATTTTTGCAGATTAACAACTACGGTACTGTTGGGAACGGTACTTTAAAATGGGTAGATAAAGACAACAAAGACGTTAAACCTTATATTAAAGATGACAGAACTATGATTCCCCTGCGCTACATTGCAGAAGAATTAAAATGCAAAGTAAGTTATGTGGAAGAAACCAAAGAAATTTTAATTGAAAATGAAAGAACCAAACTGGTATTCCAGATTGGCTCCACTACCTACACCAATGACGGTTTGAAAAAAACCATGGACGTTGCTCCCGAGATTTCTCAGGACAGAACCTTCGTTCCCTTGCGTGCGGTAGCAGAAGCATTAAACTGTGATGTTCAGTGGTTAAATGCACAGAGAATGGTAATCGTTTCTCCTGCAAACTATCCCTGGAATGCAGAAAAAGATGTTGAAAAACAGTTAATGTCTGAAATTATGCTGATGCTGACCTTGCGTGATTACGCTTACGCAAGCGTTCAGTAA
- a CDS encoding copper amine oxidase N-terminal domain-containing protein — MVKKILLFVLMLSICMSVGVFANESVSVAEADSVVAAQSDEEPEEIRLRKADTIFLQIGNYAAVTDGKLTWIDLANKNVIPYIKEDRTMVPLRFLTESLGATVGYNAETRGITVTLGDIAMELTVGEKAYLLNGELFEMDCAAEILEDRTFVPVRFVSEALGKSVTWLSAERIVVVTDVASPWLEGNAAENAVLAEVRLDLSPLGRNNIR; from the coding sequence ATGGTGAAGAAGATTTTGCTGTTTGTTTTGATGCTCTCAATCTGTATGTCAGTTGGCGTATTTGCGAATGAATCTGTCTCTGTTGCAGAAGCAGATTCCGTTGTTGCTGCGCAGTCAGATGAGGAACCGGAGGAAATCCGTCTTCGGAAAGCAGATACCATTTTTCTGCAAATCGGCAATTATGCTGCTGTTACCGATGGTAAACTCACTTGGATTGACCTGGCAAATAAAAATGTAATTCCTTATATTAAAGAAGATAGAACCATGGTTCCCTTAAGATTTTTAACCGAATCCTTGGGTGCAACCGTGGGTTATAATGCAGAAACCCGTGGCATCACCGTCACTTTAGGAGATATTGCGATGGAGCTCACTGTGGGCGAAAAAGCTTATCTTTTAAATGGTGAACTGTTCGAGATGGACTGTGCCGCAGAAATTCTGGAAGACAGAACCTTTGTTCCTGTTCGTTTCGTATCAGAAGCGCTGGGCAAATCGGTTACCTGGCTTTCCGCAGAACGTATTGTTGTTGTTACCGATGTTGCTTCTCCTTGGTTGGAAGGTAATGCGGCGGAAAATGCTGTTTTGGCTGAGGTTCGCTTGGATCTCTCCCCCTTAGGTCGCAACAATATCCGATAA